From the genome of Nocardia sp. NBC_01503, one region includes:
- a CDS encoding SDR family NAD(P)-dependent oxidoreductase — MVGPPRIGSTDRVPFAEPVPALRLCLDAANAERQEFIDMPDPRDRTVVVTGASSGIGAAAVRRFAELGARVVVVGRSPEQTRAVAEAIDAEHHIADFSRLDDVRELAEKLRDRPIDILANNAGGVFSGRRLTTDGHEMTLQVNHLAPFLLTNLLLPNLAPGARVINTGSVAYKMAKLDLNDLDGQGGHSAYGAAKLALLLFTRELAQRTTDLTAHIFHPGGIGTGVMRETPILGPLMRIGRYVLPGPDQGAAPMLRLATIEDPRSINGAYFNKLRRQEPTHKQVVDPAVGRELWAISARLTGLPAD; from the coding sequence GTGGTCGGCCCGCCGCGCATCGGATCGACCGACCGGGTACCGTTCGCGGAACCCGTTCCGGCACTGCGACTCTGCCTCGACGCCGCGAACGCCGAGCGTCAGGAGTTCATCGATATGCCAGATCCGCGGGACCGCACGGTCGTCGTCACCGGAGCGAGTTCGGGCATCGGCGCGGCCGCCGTACGCCGCTTCGCCGAACTCGGCGCACGCGTGGTGGTGGTCGGCAGGTCACCGGAGCAGACCCGAGCGGTCGCCGAGGCCATCGACGCCGAACACCATATCGCCGACTTCAGTCGCCTCGACGATGTCCGCGAACTGGCCGAGAAACTCCGCGACCGGCCGATCGACATTCTGGCCAATAACGCGGGCGGGGTCTTCTCCGGCCGCCGCCTGACCACCGACGGTCATGAAATGACCCTCCAGGTCAACCATCTCGCCCCCTTCCTGCTGACCAACCTGCTGCTGCCCAACCTGGCCCCCGGAGCACGGGTGATCAATACCGGCAGTGTCGCGTACAAGATGGCCAAGCTCGACCTGAACGATCTCGACGGTCAGGGCGGCCACAGCGCCTACGGCGCGGCCAAGCTCGCGCTGCTGCTGTTCACGCGCGAATTAGCGCAGCGCACAACCGATCTCACCGCTCATATCTTCCACCCCGGCGGAATCGGCACCGGCGTCATGCGCGAAACCCCCATCCTGGGCCCGCTCATGCGCATCGGGCGCTATGTCCTGCCCGGCCCCGATCAGGGCGCGGCGCCCATGCTCCGCCTGGCCACGATCGAGGATCCGCGGTCGATCAACGGCGCGTACTTCAACAAGCTCCGCCGCCAGGAGCCCACCCACAAACAGGTTGTCGATCCCGCCGTGGGGCGTGAACTCTGGGCCATCTCGGCCCGCCTCACCGGCCTGCCCGCCGACTGA
- a CDS encoding carotenoid oxygenase family protein — translation MNETPPHLTGNYAPVTEELTAQALSVTGRIPPELTGWYLRNGPNPHAAASRHWFLGDGMVHGVRLENGRAVAYRNRWVRTSTFTEGASGYGANGERNLAAGVANTHVVRHAGRTLALVESSYPYELTPELDTVGPYDFDGALHTAMTAHPKTCPRTGELHFFGYEVTGEPFLTYHRADADGKLLLSRPIEVPAATMHHDFAITGEHVVFMDLPVVFDLQTAMAGGGMPFRWRDDYQARLGVLRRDDPFGAITWFAIDPCYVFHTLNAFDEPGRVVLYAMRYRELWRDGSDDFTEAVLWRWTLDLTTGTVREEQIDDRAAEFPRVDDRLIGLDARFGHATVSGRSRLPGEGGALVRYDLHTGARTSHEFANGLVPAEAVFAPADENPTGSGYLMTYVYNQGTDRSDLVILDAEQLSAPPVANIHLPQRVPYGFHGSWLPDH, via the coding sequence ATGAATGAGACCCCGCCCCATCTCACCGGCAACTACGCTCCCGTCACCGAAGAACTCACCGCACAGGCTCTTTCGGTCACCGGACGGATTCCACCCGAACTCACCGGCTGGTATCTGCGCAATGGCCCCAATCCGCATGCCGCCGCCTCCAGACACTGGTTCCTCGGTGACGGCATGGTGCACGGGGTCCGACTGGAGAACGGTCGCGCGGTCGCCTACCGCAATCGGTGGGTGCGCACCAGCACCTTCACCGAGGGCGCGAGCGGCTACGGCGCCAATGGCGAGCGGAATCTCGCCGCGGGCGTGGCCAATACGCATGTCGTCCGGCATGCCGGACGCACGCTCGCCCTGGTGGAGTCGTCGTACCCGTACGAACTGACTCCCGAGTTGGATACCGTCGGACCCTACGATTTCGACGGCGCACTGCACACCGCCATGACCGCGCACCCCAAAACCTGCCCGCGCACAGGCGAATTGCACTTCTTCGGCTACGAGGTCACGGGCGAGCCGTTCCTCACCTATCACCGAGCCGACGCCGACGGGAAGCTGCTGCTGAGCCGACCGATCGAAGTGCCCGCCGCGACCATGCACCACGACTTCGCGATCACCGGCGAGCATGTCGTATTCATGGATCTGCCGGTGGTTTTCGATCTACAGACCGCCATGGCCGGTGGCGGTATGCCGTTCCGGTGGCGCGACGACTATCAGGCCCGCCTGGGCGTACTGCGCCGCGATGATCCGTTCGGCGCGATCACCTGGTTCGCCATCGACCCCTGCTATGTCTTCCACACCCTCAACGCCTTCGACGAGCCGGGCCGAGTGGTGCTGTACGCCATGCGCTATCGCGAACTGTGGCGCGACGGATCGGACGATTTCACCGAGGCGGTGCTGTGGCGCTGGACTCTGGACCTGACCACCGGAACCGTGCGGGAGGAGCAGATCGACGACCGCGCAGCCGAATTCCCGCGCGTCGACGATCGGCTGATCGGTCTCGACGCGCGCTTCGGGCACGCGACAGTCTCGGGGCGATCCCGGTTGCCCGGGGAGGGCGGCGCGCTGGTGCGCTACGACCTGCACACCGGCGCTCGTACCTCACACGAGTTCGCGAACGGCCTGGTTCCGGCCGAGGCCGTCTTCGCGCCCGCCGATGAGAATCCCACCGGCAGTGGATATCTCATGACCTATGTCTACAACCAGGGCACCGATCGAAGTGATCTGGTCATTCTCGACGCGGAGCAGCTGAGCGCGCCACCGGTCGCGAATATCCATCTGCCACAGCGGGTTCCCTACGGCTTCCACGGCAGCTGGCTCCCCGACCACTGA